From Quercus robur chromosome 8, dhQueRobu3.1, whole genome shotgun sequence:
gacatgtcctcggatagctacttcttacaccttatctaGCACTTAGCCCCCATCCCGACTAATTTAAGGTGAGTTTCGTCCCTCACTGGTCGGCTTtgctatgttaaataattttattaaagtcatGGTGACACCTTTTTTATTAGCAAACATTTTAGCCTTAGTCATTATTGATTCAAATACTATATTACGGTGCCGAGCAGCGTTGGTAAACTtgtaaaagcataaaaacataacatacgaaataaatgaatagcaacttttattaatatggaaaattgttacaacgtacaaagaagggcttgaacaagcctatacaaaaaatgaactgtcaAAGCAACACTAGCATctgcaatacagataagtaaatagTCAGCTGCCTTtcaaactcgccttcaaagcttttccaatctctgcctcagtactgctcgtatcaggagaagaaccttttttagaaaaagataaaggagaaggaagaagaattggaacacatggaagcacttcagcaagctcttgtcgccgaagagtgcaaaggaagaagatggaggacatgagcaagagaaggaggagaagaagagggaagcaatgaaaagaaagtaaaaggagcaaaagagggagaaagaaaagcaccaggatggatctggtgggggaaagaagaagaaagaaaagtaaagggtggcgccagtgaacgaagagaggaagaagcaggggcatttagtccctgccccagtcctgactcctagcaCACCGGTACcacattagatatgctcatgagagagcgggtggtgatgatgctgtgtgttctcggctcagtcacgtcgAAGGTGCAACGTGACGagttcctgcttcggattttggctgaaaggtaGGCGAGAcgaatcttgagtctccgccacccttgccccgatcgagccatctcgagcttaGCCAGAACAAGGCATTTTTGGGGCGGAGAAGGTTTCTTCATCACCTATGACTGTAGTGAATGTATTAAGAGTAGAAGTATAATCAGAGGGTAAATGTAAGTtctgggaggaatctaaggACTTCAGTTTTCTGAGGAATTAAGGGATTCACATAtgaaagaaacaacacatgttcACCCTCTTTATATATGAGACGAAGAGGATGGTATTGAATACGTTCAGATCTTCAAGGAAATCTGTCAACAAGAATGCGCCTGTTCCGCTCCCCTACGTTATCAGAAGCCGTTGAACTAGAGAGGTCTCGTGAAGGGAAAACATTAAAGACCTACTTCGGGTAGCCAAACGGACAGAACGTATCAAGGCTAAATCAAGAAGGATATCTCGTATATCGGAGCGTTTCCTGGGCATTTGGAGAATTGCCAACGTCAGGGAAGGGTCAAATTAAATGAACCGTAATGAATGCTCggagttaccaaaacccccctttccaaccaagaggtcggacagcagggttttgaggggctattgtggggcccaacaatatatgggccaggcccacttgttcACGAGAAGCTTTAAGGCCCAAAGCCGAAGAAGGTGGCAGTCCAAGCTCATTAGCGCAAAGCACAAATGGGCCCAGAAAAGCGGCCGAGGACggtacagccctcggctggcccaaagctccaccaagaaaaggggcaaaagcggcatagggataatcttaaaataaaatctgaaatatctaggacaggctgcccttactgcctttTCCCCGACTGAACTTGGCACCTAACAGAGCTATgctctttagctttatcaactacTCCCAACGACTTAGGTCTAGGAcaaatgggacaagtatcagtcttggaaaggtcgaccctacacgtggacgaaggaaattgaacgcatgctagtataaaaggaaaatatgtaacctaaagaagGGGCTGGAATCCCacggaaaaaaaaaggaggagggGTTCTAGAGGTGAATACACCCGAACCATACATGAGCTCCTTAATaaaaccaccgccgggtaaacacgacttagcctttcgatcccactctctacaaatgatattgtatgggcccatttatgtgcgaacccaactctactgCGGGTTGACgcaaaacgtgaccctacaattttGATTTGTAGTTCATGAAATCTACAAATCTTAGGTTGAAGCTtgaaacaacaacaaagaaatcATCTTAAATcggtaaaaaattttcaatttatgctgattttttttttttttttgtaaattatattttctcaagaaaatttAGGTGTTAAAGTTTTCTTGGGAAACAAACGGTGTTTGGAGTTGTGTACTATACGATCATAGTTCGTTATTTCATTTGATTTGGTACTAATATGATGTTGTTATGCATATAGGTGTTTTGCTTTTAATTGAATTCTTGGTGATTTTGTGAATCTAACTCAAATTTGATCtaaatttattttgcttatttgAGTAACTTTTACTCTTAAAATTAGAATTGTGTGTAAGATCATAGTCAAAAGTGAATATTCATCTTGGTCGATTCTCAATTTTCTAAGAAACCAAACGGTGGGTAAATCAATTTCTCGGATACCAAACACTGGTCAGGTTATCTTAGAAGCCAAAAGGggtgtttttgtaattttgtatattttggggtattttggtatttttggagGTCAAGAGGATATTGAGGTCATTTTGGTTTAAATGGGCGGGTCACAAtattaaatgggtttggtggatAATggatatttaatttatatttaaacaaGTAATAAATGGGTAATTATATACCCATCCTATTTATGACCCAACTCACCCCACCCATTTGCTACAAAATATAGTATCATGCTTAAATGATCTTTTTTGGTGGGAACATTTAGGCCATTTATGAAAGTTTAactcttgtagctcaactaaTTGACACATTTTGGTATTtctaaaagagaaaaacatgTGGGATTCAAATTGACATGATAAATGCTTTTtgtccttaattttttaaacaagtgTCTTTAATCCCTaaagtttaacaaaaaagaCTATTGGACTCTCTAATCCTGTTAATTTTCTTGTATACATGGCTAATGAATGAAGCAATGAGGTgatctaataaattttttgttaaatgtcgagttgaatttttattaaacaattACACAATGTAgaacttaataaaattttcaaacaaaaaattgaatcaaacataaaaatgaaaattttgaaactgaaagagcaaaaatgaaaatgaaatcaaaaggctaaaataaaatattgaaacataaaaactaaagtaaaaacAATTCCAAAACGTTAAACGTGCTAATTAGTCAAAACCCTTAAAACCCTTCGAGTCCGAGAGCCCAAAATCCTTGTACCCGTGTGACTCTAAAACCCTGTAGGGCTTCTCTGCAAGTCGGAGAAATGGCTTTCACTTCCATTCTTCGTAAGTCGGCTTCTTCTTTGACCACACTCGCAAGTCAACTCGCTCGTGGCCATGGAAATTACCACTGTGCCCTCTTTACAGCCATAACCCACTCCTCTTTGAGCCCTTTGGTTCCCAACCTTCACTACTCTTCTGTTTCGAATAAGCACAGTTCTGATGAGACCCTTCTACCTGTGATTCAGTCTAAGATTCAATGCTTGCGGGAGACTGATGGTCATGGCCGcgtaagtcttttttttttgtgggggggggggggtttatgGGCTGTTTGGTtgatgagaaagtgtgggaaaatgaaaagaaagtggaacttatatggattttttttttttagtttttgggagAAGATGAAAAATCCACCTCAATTTCATCGAATGGTTGTGTTTGGGCACggaaaaatcaataatttgatatctaGGATCTTATTTCCTTGAACGTTTGCTACATGCTGCTCTGTTTGCTTGTGTAGTAAaggttttctttctcaaaaagaataaaattcagGCGACTTTTGTTGCTCCAAGAGGAATGTAATGGAGGGAAATGAAGCTTCAAAAGTTATGACTTTAGATGTTCTGAATTGCATAAACTTAGTCAAAAAATGTAGTTAGGTGGAGTTGAGATTTTGCTTCTGTTTTCGGGTCCTGAATTGTCAATAACTTCAGTAAGAATGGGAATTTCATTCTCTGTATTgtcactgaaaaaaaaaaagaggaggcaagaaaagaaaggaggatAGAGTTTTGAATAATGCAAATCAGTTGCGAGCTGCTAGAGGAGGTTTTTTAAAAGTTGAAGTTACTCTTTTTATTCTTGTGACTTTTCAAATAGACAAACAGAATTAAGACTCGTGATAGTTACGGTGATAGCTAGTAACGCCTCTTATATGGGTTGTTATTCAGCTGTACTCATTGGCTTTATTAAAAGAGCCAGATGATCCAGAGTTCTCAGAGGTAGATTTTGGAGATAATACTCTGAATAGTTTTGATTTTGCAGAACTCGTTGAAGCGTTTACTGGTTTGTTAATGTTCACTGAACGTTTTTGTATACATTTGTCAATTGCTTGTGAAAACTTCCTTTGATGTAGATATCTTTTAAACTATTGATACTCAAGTAAAGTAGTGCTTTAGGATCTTAccatatcattttcttttttcttcttttgcttttacAATCATTTATTACCTTACTGATGGTGGCGAttgcttctttttatttgatagGTTGAACAGATTCCAAGtgattttccttttgaaatcgTGGATAAGCCAGGGCTTCAGACTCTAACACTGAAAAGAAAATACCAAGGTGAAGATATAGAAGTTGAAGTTCACATGCCTGATATATTTACTGGTGAAAATAATGATCATCATGATGGGAATGATAACAGTGAAAAGCCCAGACTATCTATCTTGCCACTAGTTGTTAGTGTCTCTAAGCAGATGAAACCTAGTCGAAAAGAACGTTTAGGTTTTTACCCATATAGGCTTGAGTATGGTGACAGATGTCTAGAGTTCAGTTGCATTTCTTACCCTGATGAAATTGAGATTGACAGCTTGGTATTTAAACTTCCTGAAATTTCTGATGATGAGAATACCTATGAGGGCCCTAGCTTCATGTAAGCATATATTCTTCTTACTCGTATATCATCAATTCATTATCGtggtttatatatttttatgatcaATGAGTATCTTCCTGTTTTCTCTTCCAGTGATATGGATAAGGACCTGCAGAAGGCTTTCAAGAGGTATTTGAGAATAAGAGGAATCAAGCCCAGCACATTTAATTTCTTGCACAAGTACATGATCAATAAGCACAGTAAAGAAGATTTGATTTGGATGAAGAAACTTAAGAAGTTCTTAGAAGCCTGAACTTTTGCCTAATACAGCAACTTTGGTAGAAGAGAACTCGAAGACGAAGTTTggattatttgttttcttatgcATAGAGGTATACtgttgctgcaatttatttacAGTACCTATCATGTAAAAGAGTATGATAGTTACACACTTGGTCATTAACAAATAGTTGTGGCATGAAAAACTAATCTAGTTTGACATTATGCAGGCTTGTATTTGAAAAGTTGGTTAAGTTGCTTTGATATAAAAATGAAGGTGttgtttcaattaaatttagaaTTAAATAAGATTGAATGGATCTGTTTATAACTCCTGAAGTGTTCTGTAAACTCTTTCAATGTTCTGATGAAGATCCATATCAATTATTTGGGGAAAAAGGTCATATGCTGCTTATAGTAGCTTAAAGCAAAGCTGTGATGTTGTTGTATCATGCTCACATGAATGCATGATATTTTCTGGAGGGAATGTTTAGGCCATATATGGCCTGTCAGGTTGCAGCTTAGTGGTTAGAGGCTTGGGATAAGTTGTATTCCTAGACATCTTGGATTCGACCCCCAGTAGTTCTCTGGATTGCATGATGTTAGCACTTGTAATGTTGGCtgattccatgacaaatttgatCGTATTTTAGGTCTCaactttaattgtttttatgtaattttgtgGGCTTTCAATTTTATTGAGCTTGTGAGTTCAAGTGGTCATAGTGCAAAAAGGGAAGTCGGCTGAGTATTTTCACTCCTATGATTGCAAGGCAAGAAATCGAAAGAAGATACGGAATTgaagtttgaaaatttgttgGACTAGTGAGTTCGCGGCTTATTCATACAAAGTTTGTATTGTATGAAAATCAGAGAACCGAAGAGAATCTCATAATTGAATTCTCTACAGTTTAAGCCTCTTAGCCCATTTTTTAAGTATCATTTCCCACGATTTTGACACCTTGAATTCCCATAAGATTTGGTGAGAACCCATAAACCCTAGAACAAAACTCagatgtctctctctctctccctctctcaacaACCAAATTCAAGAGAGGAGATCAAACCCATCACTACCTTTGAGTTGTTAGTGTTGCTTGGAGCTTAGGAAGTATTGCAACCACCACAAAACTACCAACGTGACTTGGAGATTGCAATTGGAGCTCAATTGCAGAACCGAAGCTAGAGTGGGGAAAGGAAAGGACTCGTGGAGTCCATTGCTAGCAAGATGGTGCCCAACACAGGCTGCTTCCACATGAATGCAAAACTCATTTTCTCCATCAAGGTGCTACTGCTAGTCTGCTAACTCCTCTTCCACATAAAACCATAAATCTTGTGAACATTCATCTTTTGAGATACCCTTCTATTTATTTCAGTGGTCCAGTACTATGACAATTTATAAAACGTTTACGGTGTCAATTAGAGTAGCTCAAAGCGCATGTTCCTCCTCTTTTCCCTACTTAATACTTCGCAGGCgcaataaatctttttttttttttaatagctaaaacaaaaaaaacaaaaaggaggaCTTGCAAGTATGGTCACTCATTGAACTCCGCATTGCATTATGGCATAAGACTATTTAAGCACTAATGGGACTTGCCACTACTCGAAATCACAACTCCGAAACTCATAGGTTTAATGGGTCATAAGGGCTTCCTACTAATAGGCCACCCCCTCGAGTGGTAGTTATAAACTGGGAAGACTTTTACATAACAAGACATTACATAACAAGATGCTTCCTAGCAAAATTAAACTGTTGTTTCATTTTGAAGGGAACGTATACATTACAAATGTCCAGGCGCATATATACAATGTAGGATCTAATTTGTGAGTAAATTTACTTTATGGTGTGGTTCAGTGGCGCTGTGTGAAAGTGCTGATTTGACTGAACAGAGAAACGGTTTCTGCAGAATATTTTCGCAAATTTCTGGTCTCAAACAGCTATAAAACGATTTTTTTTGCTTAGATGAATCAAAGTAACTCTCTAAGATGTCattctcctctctctcctctaCCTCCCCCATTATaccttttcctttcctttctttccGAACTGCCAAACATACCATAGAAGAAACAGTTGTTGGGTGAAAAATCTTGAGTAGTTTGAGAAAATGTTGTATTAATGGCAGGTTTTTATTGAGAGGTTAGTTAAGTTGCTTTTAGTATAAAAATGAAAGCGTTTTGAGGGATGATGGTAAAGATACAATATAGCAAAAACGGTGCCCAACACAACAGTGCCTCCACATGAAGATGAAGGAAGGAAGAAATCATTTCATCCATCGAGGTGCTACTGTTTTTAACTCCTCTTTCCACGTAAAACTATCAATCCTGTCAGCAATCTTGTATTTATTTCCGTGGTCCACAACTCTTCCCATTTAACTCGTAAAGATTTTTACCGAGTAGGTCCCGGTGCATGTTCCTCCTCTTTTCCcacttactttttctttcttttgttgagaAAAGTTTCCCCTACTTACTTTGACTCTTTATCCAATAGAAACAAAAAGCAGACATTACGACATAACAAGATGCTTCCTAGCAATACTTGCATTCACACTAAATTCATATATGCATGGTCAAAAAACTAGAATAATTGATATTACCCTTAAAACAATTCATATGCTTTTGACTCAAGATCACTTGATAATTATACATACAATATTACCCtctccaaataaaataaaataaaaaactagacaaatcaatataaataCAAACCGAATGGCATGGAAATACAAAGCCAGTTCTCAAAATTCTAGAAATCAAGATTTTATTTCAGTTTGATTTCTGAACAAATATGAGTGCTCTTATGatactattttaattaaaatccaTTTAAGATCATTTTaacttagaaaataaaatttgagttttttttttttttttttttttccctgttagATTCCAGAGATCTCTTCCTTATGCATTCAAGGaacctctttattttattttactcctTTCACACGTTCTGGTAGATGCAAATAATTGGGGAGACTTTTCTATCCTTGAAATGTCTTGGACTCTTATTCAACATGGTGCAGACATATAAAGTAACAAAACGCATCCTTGGCATTACGATACTGTAGTCATGTTTAGAAGGGAACATGGACATTTCAAACGTCAAAGTCAACAAACATTTTCTCCTACACCTCTAATATCATGTGTGTGTTCAATACAAATTATTTCCATCCACCATTAGTTTCCTCCATATATGCTGATAAGGTTCTCCTCAAGCCTAGTCTCTCACTGAACTAACTAAAAAGCTGCAATTCCTTCCATGGAAAAGTTTCATATTTTCCCTCTCTTCCTTCTatatttcctttctcttctaCTTTTCTCATCAGCTTACACCCCTCGAAATAAGTACTTCATCAACTGTGGATCAAAGACCAACGTTACAGTCAATGGTAGGAACTTCGTCGGTGACTCGAATTCAAGCTCACTTTCGTTCTTTGTTGGACCAAGCTCTACTGTAAGTGACACCAACTCATCAACAAATAACTCTCTTTATCAAACTGCGAGAATATTCACAAATTCATCTTTGTATGAGTTTGATATCATTGACAAGGGCAACTACTATCTACGTATCCATTTCTTTCCTTTCGTGTCTGGTAGGACTAATCTGGCTGATGCTCT
This genomic window contains:
- the LOC126697580 gene encoding uncharacterized protein At2g39795, mitochondrial-like, which codes for MAFTSILRKSASSLTTLASQLARGHGNYHCALFTAITHSSLSPLVPNLHYSSVSNKHSSDETLLPVIQSKIQCLRETDGHGRVEQIPSDFPFEIVDKPGLQTLTLKRKYQGEDIEVEVHMPDIFTGENNDHHDGNDNSEKPRLSILPLVVSVSKQMKPSRKERLGFYPYRLEYGDRCLEFSCISYPDEIEIDSLVFKLPEISDDENTYEGPSFIDMDKDLQKAFKRYLRIRGIKPSTFNFLHKYMINKHSKEDLIWMKKLKKFLEA